Proteins encoded by one window of Pelmatolapia mariae isolate MD_Pm_ZW linkage group LG14, Pm_UMD_F_2, whole genome shotgun sequence:
- the postnb gene encoding periostin, osteoblast specific factor b isoform X1: MKLLFVVACALFVLCTFDNADSSAYDKIVAHSRIRARKEGPNVCALQQVMGTKKKYFSTCRNWYRGSICGKKATVLYECCPGYMKMDGMLGCPAVAPIDHVYGSLSIVKASSTQNYADISKLRPEIEGPGSFTFFAPSNEAWDNLDTTVRDALVSNVNIELYNALHYHMVNKRLLTKDLKNGIKVTSMYNDLDLHINHYSNGIVTVNCARIIYANQIATNGVVHVIDRVISTIGNTIQDVIEVNDDLTTLSDLFQNSELLEKLGQPGHYTLFAPTNEAFEQLGSDVLERIQSDKQALKALLSFHLLDSIQCSEGILAGTSYETLEGNNIEIGCDGESLTVNGIKMVRQKDIVTTNGVIHIIDKALVPDSAKQVMELLGSSQSTFSDMVSELGLSGGMRSDAEYTLLAPFNSVFSDEIMSMDQDLLRIILENHILKTKIVLGQLYNGQQLETIGGKLLRVFIYRSAVCIENSCLIRGSKEGSNGALHLMRTLLKPAEKTMYEILTENGGFKIFLSLMEAAGLTDVLRQEGGFTLFAPSDKAFAGLSERDMAVLKKDINALRTILLYHINNGIFIGGGLEPGVTNLLKSLQGSNLKVIVANNTVKVNSVQIPEADMMATNGVIHFVNKLLYPEDIPIGSQELQMVLTKLISYIQFKYISGFRYQEIPLTFLKVTRVIQREPIVKTVTRVIEKQNPVQKVTRVIETQNPVQKVTRVIERQNPVQKVTRVVSGPQYSVSTGTSNIDLEGVDLSEVSTIETSDLDASRLTKIIQKGSSRGTNPRRVIAGGRRRGRD; the protein is encoded by the exons ATGAAGCTCCTTTTTGTGGTTGCCTGTGCACTTTTTGTGCTCTGTACATTTGATAATGCTGACTCCTCAGCTTATGACAAAATTGTTGCCCACAGCAGGATCAGGGCAAGAAAAGAAGG ACCCAATGTCTGCGCCCTCCAGCAAGTCATGGGAACCAAGAAGAAATACTTTAGCACTTGCCGTAACTGGTACAGAGGGTCCATCTGTGGAAAGAAAGC gactGTGCTTTATGAGTGCTGCCCAGGGTATATGAAAATGGATGGCATGCTTGGCTGCCCTGCAG ttgcCCCGATTGACCACGTGTATGGCAGTTTGTCTATAGTGAAGGCCTCATCAACCCAAAACTACGCTGACATTTCCAAGCTAAGACCTGAGATTGAGGGACCAGGATCTTTCACCTTCTTTGCTCCCAGCAATGAGGCTTGGGATAATTTGGATACG ACAGTGAGGGATGCGCTGGTCAGCAACGTCAATATTGAACTATACAACGCTCTTCATTATCATATGGTCAACAAGCGCCTCCTGACCAAAGACTTAAAGAATGGAATAAAAGTCACCTCCATGTACAACGACCTTGATCTCCATATTAACCATTACTCCAATGGG ATAGTGACTGTGAACTGCGCCAGGATCATCTACGCCAACCAGATCGCCACAAATGGAGTCGTGCATGTCATCGACCGCGTCATCAGTACTATTGGAAACACTATTCAAGATGTCATTGAAGTTAACGATGACTTGACAACCCTGAGT GATCTATTTCAAAATTCTGAGCTTTTGGAGAAACTGGGTCAGCCAGGACATTACACTCTTTTTGCCCCTACCAATGAAGCCTTTGAGCAGCTCGGCAGCGATGTGCTGGAAAGAATTCAGAGTGACAAGCAGGCCCTCAAAG ctcTTCTGTCTTTCCACCTCCTGGACTCAATCCAGTGTTCTGAGGGTATCCTGGCTGGCACCTCTTATGAGACACTGGAGGGCAACAACATTGAAATTGGCTGTGATGGCGAAAGCTTGACAGTCAATGGCATTAAAATGGTGCGCCAGAAGGACATTGTCACCACCAATGGTGTCATCCACattattgacaaagcacttgtTCCAGACTCAG CTAAGCAGGTAATGGAACTGTTGGGAAGTTCCCAGTCAACCTTCAGTGACATGGTGTCCGAGCTGGGCCTCTCTGGTGGCATGAGATCAGATGCAGAGTACACTTTACTGGCTCCATTCAACAGTGTCTTTAGTG atgaaaTAATGTCCATGGATCAGGACTTACTCAGAATTATCCTGGAGAACCACATCTTGAAGACTAAGATTGTTCTGGGACAGCTGTACAATGGCCAGCAGCTGGAGACCATCGGAGGGAAACTTCTTCGGGTCTTCATCTATCGTTCA GCTGTGTGCATCGAGAATTCCTGCCTGATACGAGGCAGTAAAGAAGGAAGCAATGGGGCCCTTCATCTCATGAGGACTCTGTTGAAACCTGCAGAAAAAACTATGTACgagattctgacagaaaacGGAGGGTTCAA GATCTTTTTGTCTCTGATGGAAGCTGCTGGCTTGACTGACGTGCTTCGACAGGAGGGAGGCTTTACTCTGTTTGCCCCAAGCGACAAGGCTTTTGCAGGTTTAAGTGAAAGAGACATGGCTGTGTTGAAGA AGGACATAAATGCACTCAGAACCATCCTTCTGTATCACATCAATAATGGTATCTTCATTGGTGGTGGTTTGGAGCCTGGGGTGACAAACCTTCTCAAGTCCCTCCAGGGCAGCAACCTTAAAGTCATAGTT GCAAACAACACTGTGAAGGTTAATTCTGTTCAAATCCCTGAGGCTGATATGATGGCCACAAATGGAGTCATTCACTTTGTCAACAAGCTGTTGTATCCTGAAG ATATCCCTATTGGATCCCAGGAACTCCAGATGGTTCTGACGAAGCTCATCTCTTATATTCAATTTAag TACATTTCTGGATTCAGATATCAGGAAATTCCCCTTACATTTTTGA AAGTGACAAGGGTCATTCAAAGGGAACCCATCGTCAAAACGGTTACCAGGGTGATTGAAAAGCAGAACCCCGTCCAAAAGGTTACCAGGGTGATTGAAACGCAGAACCCCGTCCAAAAGGTTACCAGGGTGATTGAAAGACAGAACCCCGTCCAAAAGGTTACCAGGGTTGTCTCTG GGCCTCAATACTCAGTCAGCACTGGCACCAGCAACATTGATCTGGAAG GAGTCGATCTTTCAGAAGTTTCCACCATTGAAACGAGCGATCTTGACGCATCAAGGCTTACCAAAATAATCCAAA AAGGCAGTTCCAGAGGAACTAATCCCAGAAGAGTTatag cTGGCGGTAGGAGGAGGGGAAGGGACTGA
- the postnb gene encoding periostin, osteoblast specific factor b isoform X2 — translation MKLLFVVACALFVLCTFDNADSSAYDKIVAHSRIRARKEGPNVCALQQVMGTKKKYFSTCRNWYRGSICGKKATVLYECCPGYMKMDGMLGCPAVAPIDHVYGSLSIVKASSTQNYADISKLRPEIEGPGSFTFFAPSNEAWDNLDTTVRDALVSNVNIELYNALHYHMVNKRLLTKDLKNGIKVTSMYNDLDLHINHYSNGIVTVNCARIIYANQIATNGVVHVIDRVISTIGNTIQDVIEVNDDLTTLSDLFQNSELLEKLGQPGHYTLFAPTNEAFEQLGSDVLERIQSDKQALKALLSFHLLDSIQCSEGILAGTSYETLEGNNIEIGCDGESLTVNGIKMVRQKDIVTTNGVIHIIDKALVPDSAKQVMELLGSSQSTFSDMVSELGLSGGMRSDAEYTLLAPFNSVFSDEIMSMDQDLLRIILENHILKTKIVLGQLYNGQQLETIGGKLLRVFIYRSAVCIENSCLIRGSKEGSNGALHLMRTLLKPAEKTMYEILTENGGFKIFLSLMEAAGLTDVLRQEGGFTLFAPSDKAFAGLSERDMAVLKKDINALRTILLYHINNGIFIGGGLEPGVTNLLKSLQGSNLKVIVANNTVKVNSVQIPEADMMATNGVIHFVNKLLYPEDIPIGSQELQMVLTKLISYIQFKYISGFRYQEIPLTFLKVTRVIQREPIVKTVTRVIEKQNPVQKVTRVIETQNPVQKVTRVIERQNPVQKVTRVVSGPQYSVSTGTSNIDLEGVDLSEVSTIETSDLDASRLTKIIQTGGRRRGRD, via the exons ATGAAGCTCCTTTTTGTGGTTGCCTGTGCACTTTTTGTGCTCTGTACATTTGATAATGCTGACTCCTCAGCTTATGACAAAATTGTTGCCCACAGCAGGATCAGGGCAAGAAAAGAAGG ACCCAATGTCTGCGCCCTCCAGCAAGTCATGGGAACCAAGAAGAAATACTTTAGCACTTGCCGTAACTGGTACAGAGGGTCCATCTGTGGAAAGAAAGC gactGTGCTTTATGAGTGCTGCCCAGGGTATATGAAAATGGATGGCATGCTTGGCTGCCCTGCAG ttgcCCCGATTGACCACGTGTATGGCAGTTTGTCTATAGTGAAGGCCTCATCAACCCAAAACTACGCTGACATTTCCAAGCTAAGACCTGAGATTGAGGGACCAGGATCTTTCACCTTCTTTGCTCCCAGCAATGAGGCTTGGGATAATTTGGATACG ACAGTGAGGGATGCGCTGGTCAGCAACGTCAATATTGAACTATACAACGCTCTTCATTATCATATGGTCAACAAGCGCCTCCTGACCAAAGACTTAAAGAATGGAATAAAAGTCACCTCCATGTACAACGACCTTGATCTCCATATTAACCATTACTCCAATGGG ATAGTGACTGTGAACTGCGCCAGGATCATCTACGCCAACCAGATCGCCACAAATGGAGTCGTGCATGTCATCGACCGCGTCATCAGTACTATTGGAAACACTATTCAAGATGTCATTGAAGTTAACGATGACTTGACAACCCTGAGT GATCTATTTCAAAATTCTGAGCTTTTGGAGAAACTGGGTCAGCCAGGACATTACACTCTTTTTGCCCCTACCAATGAAGCCTTTGAGCAGCTCGGCAGCGATGTGCTGGAAAGAATTCAGAGTGACAAGCAGGCCCTCAAAG ctcTTCTGTCTTTCCACCTCCTGGACTCAATCCAGTGTTCTGAGGGTATCCTGGCTGGCACCTCTTATGAGACACTGGAGGGCAACAACATTGAAATTGGCTGTGATGGCGAAAGCTTGACAGTCAATGGCATTAAAATGGTGCGCCAGAAGGACATTGTCACCACCAATGGTGTCATCCACattattgacaaagcacttgtTCCAGACTCAG CTAAGCAGGTAATGGAACTGTTGGGAAGTTCCCAGTCAACCTTCAGTGACATGGTGTCCGAGCTGGGCCTCTCTGGTGGCATGAGATCAGATGCAGAGTACACTTTACTGGCTCCATTCAACAGTGTCTTTAGTG atgaaaTAATGTCCATGGATCAGGACTTACTCAGAATTATCCTGGAGAACCACATCTTGAAGACTAAGATTGTTCTGGGACAGCTGTACAATGGCCAGCAGCTGGAGACCATCGGAGGGAAACTTCTTCGGGTCTTCATCTATCGTTCA GCTGTGTGCATCGAGAATTCCTGCCTGATACGAGGCAGTAAAGAAGGAAGCAATGGGGCCCTTCATCTCATGAGGACTCTGTTGAAACCTGCAGAAAAAACTATGTACgagattctgacagaaaacGGAGGGTTCAA GATCTTTTTGTCTCTGATGGAAGCTGCTGGCTTGACTGACGTGCTTCGACAGGAGGGAGGCTTTACTCTGTTTGCCCCAAGCGACAAGGCTTTTGCAGGTTTAAGTGAAAGAGACATGGCTGTGTTGAAGA AGGACATAAATGCACTCAGAACCATCCTTCTGTATCACATCAATAATGGTATCTTCATTGGTGGTGGTTTGGAGCCTGGGGTGACAAACCTTCTCAAGTCCCTCCAGGGCAGCAACCTTAAAGTCATAGTT GCAAACAACACTGTGAAGGTTAATTCTGTTCAAATCCCTGAGGCTGATATGATGGCCACAAATGGAGTCATTCACTTTGTCAACAAGCTGTTGTATCCTGAAG ATATCCCTATTGGATCCCAGGAACTCCAGATGGTTCTGACGAAGCTCATCTCTTATATTCAATTTAag TACATTTCTGGATTCAGATATCAGGAAATTCCCCTTACATTTTTGA AAGTGACAAGGGTCATTCAAAGGGAACCCATCGTCAAAACGGTTACCAGGGTGATTGAAAAGCAGAACCCCGTCCAAAAGGTTACCAGGGTGATTGAAACGCAGAACCCCGTCCAAAAGGTTACCAGGGTGATTGAAAGACAGAACCCCGTCCAAAAGGTTACCAGGGTTGTCTCTG GGCCTCAATACTCAGTCAGCACTGGCACCAGCAACATTGATCTGGAAG GAGTCGATCTTTCAGAAGTTTCCACCATTGAAACGAGCGATCTTGACGCATCAAGGCTTACCAAAATAATCCAAA cTGGCGGTAGGAGGAGGGGAAGGGACTGA